The DNA segment CTGGTAGTGACCTTGAAGTCTTTAGTGAAAATTTCATTTTTGTAAAGTTCCATGGTGATTTGTTTTCCATCGAAGGGAAAAGATACTTCCAGGAATTCCGGTTTGTCGTGAACAAGCTTTTTAAGTTGTCTGCTATCTACATTCAGAACAGAAATATCTGTAGCTGCCCTTTTATATTCAGTAAGTTTTTCCGAATTGTTATTTAAGGTAAAAAGATCATATTTTTCAAAAGTTTTCTTTTGAAACCGGTATTCTGAAATTTTCGCTGCAACGGGGCGAAGACTCTGAGAAAAACCCAATACCGCACATTGTAAAATACAGATCGTGAGTAGCTTTTTTATCATTATTTTTAATAGATTTAACAATTTGCAAATAAACGAAAAAAAACACAAAATTAATGTTAATATGATATGTATTATATAATAATCCCTTAATTAACACAAATTTCCATGCATAAAAAAAGACGCTTACAACAGCGTCTTTTTTATTTATTTGTCTTAATCGTTTTTAGGAGTACTGAGTTTCAAAAACCTTATAAGAATTAATCCTACAAAGAAGAAGATTGCCATTGAAAATGCTGCAAACCTCATCCCGGAGGCAGATGGAAGCATAACATCAATTTTAGCAAAGATAGACCGTAGAGCATCGTACTTATCAATAAATAATGCAAAAACAAAAGTTCCTACAATAATGGCAATTTTTTCCAGTACATCATAAAAGCTGAAAAATGTAGTATTTTCCATTGAATTTTCCGGCAAAAGCTTGGAATAAGTGGATCTTGACATTGCCTGAAGACCTCCCATTACAAGCCCGACAACCGCTGCAACACCATAGAACTGGTATTCAACCGTAGGATTTTCCTTATTAAGGAAGTATGCCCAGATACAGGCCACAATCCACAATACTACGGCGATGGATATTACATTTTTATTTCCGATTTTTCTTGATAATCTTGAGAATATAACTGCACCTATGATGGCTTCAATCTGGATAATAAGAAGGGTTCCTATAAGCTTATCCTGAGGAAGATTTATTTCACTTTTCCCGAACAGGGTCGCCATCAGGAAAATAGTCTGCATCCCTACACTGTAGAAAAAGAAACTGGAGAGGAAAAATTTAAGATTTCTGTGTTTAAACAGCTCCTTTCCTACTTTAAATAATTCATTGAAACTTTCTTTGGCAATATCTTTATAGAAGCACAGGTTATCTTTCAATACTTCAAAAAAACCGCCCTGTTCTTCGTGTTTTTTAAAAATGTTTTTATAATTTAATAATACAAGATCTTTCGGAAGCTTTTCTTTAACATCACCGAACTGAGGCAGATGCTTAAAGGTATATTGTGAAAAACCAAACCACCAGGCGCCTGTTAGCAGGAAGCTTACCCTTGTGAACAAAAGTTGTTTTGCAGGGTCTCCCTTGGCCACAACCTGTATTAATAATAGACAAATAATTACCAAGACAACCGAACCGATATAGCCGTAAACATACCCTTTTGCGGAAAGTGCATCCTGTTTGTCCCTTGTAGCGATATCCGGAAGGAACGAATTATAAAATACAAGACTGCCCCAAAATCCGACACTTGCCGTAATGCTGAACAGAAGCCCAAGGAAGACATTGTGCATACCGGTAAACATGGCCAATCCCATACAAGAAGTGGCCCCCAGATAACAGAAAAACTGCAGAAAGGATTTTTTATTCCCGATAGTATCTGCTAATGATGAGAGAAACGGAGACAACAATACCACGATAAAGAAAGAAATCGTTAACGAATATCCGTACACGGCATCCGGCTGGTATTCTTTTCCAAAAATGGTAATCATGTGTCTTACCGGAACATCAATCCAGGACTTTGTTTCTTCCACATATTCTTTCTTTTCGTACGCTGTAGTAAGAATGGAATAATAAATGGGGAAAATGGTAGAAGTAATAACGAGAGAGTATACTGAATTGGCCCAGTCATAGACTGCCCAGGCTTTCATAATCTTCGGGTTATTCTTTATGTTTTGAGTTTCGTGGTTCTCAATTTCAGACATTTCAAATAATATTAGTAGCACAAAAATAGGAAAAGGATCGAATATTCGTAAGTTTTTATTTTGTTTGGGAGAAATTTTATTGTTGGCTTAAAATTAAATTGTTTTCATACTTCTTTATTGTCACTGTGAAAAGTATTTTTATCGCAAGGATAAATAAAGAAGATCTTAATTATTTTGAATGTTTTAAAGATAACAATGACACTTCGTTTAGTGAAGTAATACCAAATCTAGTACTCTTGAATATGGTCAAAGATTGAATACTGTCCAAACTTAGCCCTGATCGAACGGCATGTCTGAGCTCTTTTCCGGTTTTAGTTTTTGCGGCGGCTCCGCCGCCGCAAAAACTAAAACCGGAAAAAGCGAGTAGTGAGAGCAGGAAAAAGCTCCTAAAAAGATAATTCAACAAACTTAAAAACTCCTCATAAAAAAATCCGAAAGCAAACACTTCCGGATTCTGATTTTTATCTAACAACTATTTATTGTAAATTTTCGATAACGATGGCAGAAGCACCGCCTCCACCATTACAGATGGCAGCTGCACCATATTTGCCGTTATTTTGTTTCAAAACATTGATCAGCGTAACAATAATTCTTGAACCTGAACTTCCAAGCGGGTGACCAATAGCTACTGCTCCACCATTTACATTCACTTTAGAAGCATCTAATCCCAGAATTTTATTGTTGGCAAGGCCTACTACAGAGAAAGCTTCGTTGAACTCGAAGAAATCGATATCTGTAAGTTCCAATCCTGCTTTTTTAAGCGCAATCGGTAATGCTTTTGAAGGTGCAGTAGTGAAATCTTCCGGAGCCTGAGCCGCATCTGCATAAGAAATGATTTTTGCCAATGGCTTAAGTCCCAATTCTTCCATTTTCTCTTTAGAAACGAGGATCAAAGCAGAAGCCCCGTCATTTAAAGTAGAAGCATTTGCTGCTGTTACCGTTCCCTCTTCTTTTTTGAATACGGTAGGAAGCGTTGGAATCCTGTCGAAGCTTACAGATTTGTATTCTTCATCTTCAGCAAATATTACAGGTTCTCCTTTTCTCTGCGGAATTTCTACCGGTACTACCTCATCGGCAAATTTTCCTTCGCTCCATGCTTTTGCAGCTCTTTTATAAGATTCGATGGCAAAATTATCCTGTTCTTCTCTGGAAATGCTGTAGTCTGTTGCGCACTTTTCTGCACAAACACCCATGTGAACTTTATTGTACACATCTGTAAGCCCGTCCAGAACCATTCCGTCCTGCATTTTTACGTCACCTAATTTAGTGGCATTTCTTGCGTTGTAATAGTGTGGAACCGAAGACATATTTTCCATACCTCCAGCAACGATCACATCAGCATCACCCGCTTTTATCGCCTGTGCAGCCATCGTTACAGCCTTCATCCCTGAAGCACAAACTTTATTTACCGTAGTGGAAGGCGTTTCGTTTGAAAGACCAGCTCCCAAAGCAACCTGACGCGCAGGTGCCTGACCTTCTCCAGCCTGTAAAACATTCCCCATATAGATTTCCTGAACCTGTTTCGGATCAAGATTAATTTTGTCTAATGCTCCTTTTACGGCAACAGCTCCAAGCTTTGTAGCAGGAACAGCTGATAAACTTCCCAGAAAGCTCCCCATTGGAGTTCTTACTGCGGAAACAATGAATACTTCTTTCATTTTTATAATTCTATTTTTATTCTAAATATACTTCAGGAATTCGTTATTTTAAGATTTATATCTGTGTTTATATAGATTGATATTATTCTAAAAATCAATCATTATTTTCTGCCGGCCACAATAATTATAATGGCTCCCAGAAATTCAACAATCCATCCCCATCTGAGTTTTACAATACCTGCGAGCTTATCCTGCCAAGATTTAAAAGGCATAAAGCTGAAATACTGTAAAGCCTGAAACTTCACGGCAAAAAGGGTAAATATGAATAACAAAATCAGAAGAACAGCAAAAATTCTCGAGATTTTAATACTGTTATTAACAATACCGAACAAGGTCCCTGCAGCAAGAACCCAGCATGCAATAGCAAGTAAATAATCGAGCTCCCAGTAGTTCCAGTTTCCGATCACGGGAACGTGAACAAGCGGCAGAAAACTTCCCGCTACCACCAATATTAACCCTAATAACTGAATATTTTTCATAAATCTTAAAGTGCCAAAATACAAAAAAAAACACACTTACAATAAGTGTGTTTTAAAAGTAAATTTTACCTAACTATCATTCATGAATGATAATACAATTAATAAAAATTTAACTATTATGTAATATAAAATTAGAATCATTATATAATCAGAAATTCACATTCATTATTTCCAGACCAATCTGAAGTCCATATTTGTGACTGAGGGTTGTATTATTATTAAATGCAGGCGTAAAATCTTTCTGAACATAAATATTAAATCCGGCATATCCTATTCCCAATTTCGCTCCGAAAATCAGATCGTTAACTCCGTGATTAATGCTTTCCCTTTCTACAATTCTTCTGCTGTAATCATTGGAATAACGATTGTAAATATTGCTGGAAACTCTTACTCCACCATACACTCCTGCAACTACAGTAAACTGACTGGCTTTATTATCAAGATATTTTGTTCCGTTATAATCCACGTATTTAGGATTAAGCACAAATCTCAAATCAACAGGAATAAAAAGATAATGGTTGTTGATATGCGTATCTTTCAGATTTCCTTTAGTAAAATCTTTGATATCTAAGATTTTATTTTCCTGAGTAAAAGTTTTTCCATATTTAGCCTTTGACTGATCCCAGCGGTATCCCAGTCCGATACGATAGAAAACGGGACTTCTGTAACCTCCGAGCTGATTTTCATAGCGGGCTACATACACAGCAGAATTGAAAATCGTATTCTTAAATTCCGAACTGCTGTTTAAAAAAGCAAAAGGCTTGTCTTTGGTGGTATAGCTTGTTCCAACAATTGAAACAGCGTATTCCCAGGTACGGAGGTAGTCCGCAGGATTCTTTTTATCCTCATCCATGCGTATTTTCAAACCTCCAAGTCCTACAACAATTTGGTTTTTATCTTTTGCCAGAGAATCAATGGGTTTTAATACAGCATCCTTCACCATTTCGCGGGTTGCCTCTTCAAATTCTGTTTTCCGGGCGTCTATTTTTTCATTAATGGATTGTTCATATTTTGAAGCTATATCCGCTTTAAGCCTCTGTTTTTCATCAGCTCCGATTTTATTTTTCTTAAAGTCCTTATCAATATCGTCAAGCTCCTTATTCATTTTTATTTTCTCAGAAATGACAATGCTGTCTATTTTTCTGGAATAATCTGTCATGGAATTATTAACGGGCGGATTTTCCTGCGAAAACGCGTATGAAAATGACATAAGAGCCGTCATTAAGGCAATTTTTGTTTTCATATAAATAATTATTATTTAAAACACTATTTTAGTGCTGGTCATTTTCTGGCCAGTATGTATTTGTAAAAAGATTTTTATTTTATTTGGGATCTACGTAAACAGTCACTCCAAGAACGGTTACATTTTCCACTTTAGGTTTGGGCTTTTCAAAATTAAAAATCCCAAGTTTGATATCATTTTTCTGGGAAGTTTCCCGGGCTTTATCAAATTCTCTTCCCAATAACAGCTCGTTTGAATTGATATATGTTGGTTTGGCCAATTTATTCTGTGCAATTACCGGTGTGTGGTTTTCTATTTTGGCAGGTGCAATATCTATTTTTACGTTTTCAGCGGCTAAATGTTGTAGTTCGACTTCAGGAATTACGGTTTTAAACTTTTTCTCTGTTGTATTTTTCTCTAAAGATAAGTCCGCTTTCTTTTTCTGATACCGGGCGATTTTAACATCAGTTGTTTTGTCTTTAATAGGTGCTTCCGATTTATCAAAATTTCCCTGGTTTTGTAATTCGGGATTGATAGGATTTACCGTTTTTTCCAAACCTTTTTTTACAATGTAATCTATTTCATTATTATCAAAAGTACTTTTCTCAGCATTAAAATAAAAAACAACACCTATGGAAACGAAAAGTAACAATACCGCTGCATATTTCCACCATTGAAAAGATTCTTTTAAAACTCTTTCCGGCTTACTCTCTAACTTATCGTCCAATCTGCTCCAAAGATCGGGGGAAGGCTTTATTTCAAGCTCTTCGTAGCGGGATTTTAATTTATTTAGCATATTGTTTTTCATCCTTTTTCTGTTTTAAAAAATCTGTGATCCATTTTTTGGATTTACTGAGCTGACTTTTGCTAGTCCCTTCAGAAATATTAAGAATTTCTGCTATTTCATGATGTTTTCTTTCTTCAAAGACATAGAGGTTAAAAATAATCCTGTAGCCATCCGGCATTTTAGAGAAAATTTCATCAACATTAATATCCTGCACTTCTTCGTTCCATTCATCATCGCGATACTCAATTTCACTAATCTCCACATCTGAGTATAATATATTTTTCCTTTTCCTGATAAAATTGATGGAATTATTTACCACTATTTTTCTCAGCCAGAACGGAAAACTTTTCCATTCCTTACATTCTTCAATCTTTGAAAAGCAGACAAAAAAAGAATTCATCACAATGTCTTCCGCATCATGGATATTGTTGACATATGAATTTGCAATGGCGAGCATTTTTGCCGAAAACATTTCGTAGAGGACCTTTTGGCCTTTCCGGTCATGTTTTTTTGCCTGTTGGAAATTCTTTTCTAAATGCTTCATGTATCTGTTTCTATCTATAAGACGGAAGATATCCGGAATAGTTGCCTGAAAAATAAAAAAAAATTGCACTTTATAAGAAAAGTGCAATCTAATATATTCGTTATCAATATATAATTAATGTTTAACCTGGGAAATTTCTTCCGGATTGTGTTTATGCTTAAATAATACCGCGAATAAAACCGCAAGAATTAATGCATAGGCAGCAAATGAAAGCCAGATGTTATGCCAGTCTTTTACCATTACCACTGATGAAAGTGTTCCGTCCGGATTCACCATAGCGTTAAAACTTTTCTTTAAAATTTCTAAAAATGTAGGATTATCCGGAGAAGTTTCCAGGTAAGCGGATAAAGAAGACGCTGTGGTAAATTTGTGAGTGAAAAATTTGTCGATTGCCCATCCAGCAGCATAACTTCCGAACACCGCCCCAAAACCATTGGTCATCATCATAAACAGTCCCTGTGCTGAAGAACGGATTTTTTTATCTGTGGTCGTTTCCACGAAAAGTGATCCTGAAATATTGAAGAAATCGAATGCCATTCCGTAAACAATACAGGAAAGAACAATGAGGCTTAAGCCAAACCCTTCAGGAACGCCATATGCAAAGAATGCAAATCTTAACACCCAAGCGATCATTGACATAAGCATTACCTTTTTAATTCCGAATTTTTTCAAGAAAAATGGAATTGCTAAAATAAACAATGTTTCAGACACCTGAGATATCGACATAATAATGGTTGAACGTTTTACAACGAATGAATCTGCATATTTTGGAAAATGTTCAAACTCACTTAAGAAAACATCACCATAAGCGTTGGTAAGCTGTAATGCCGCTCCCAATAACATGGAGAATAAGAAGAACAGGGCCGTTTTATAATCTTTGAATAATTTAAAAGCATTCAGTCCCAGCTGTTCCGCTAGCGGTGCGTTTTTATCAATTAATTTCTGAGGCGGACATTTAGGAAGTGTTAATGCATAAATTCCAAGAAATACCGCAACTCCCCCTGCAATATAAAATTGTCCTTCCGTAGCTTTATTTCCTGTAAGATTGGTTATCCACATGGCCACGATAAAACCTATTGTTCCCCACACACGGATTGGCGGAAAATCTTTCACCACATCCAGATCACTGTTTTTAAGAACCGTATATGAAATAGAATTAGCTAATGCAATCGTAGGCATGTAAAAACACATGGCTAAAAGCATGACATAGAAAAACGAATCGGGGTCTGCCGAATGCGGTAAAAAGAAAAGAACAATTCCGTAAAGAATATGCAAAGCTGCAAATATGCGTTCTGCATTCACCCACCGATCGGCAATAATACCGGTTATGGTAGGCATAAATATGGAAGCGATCCCCATAGTTCCGAAAACGGCTCCAAACTGTGCCCCATCCCAGTGTTTTGTCCCAAACCAGAAATTGGCCATTGTAATCAGCCAGGCTCCCCAAACGAAGAACTGAAGAAAACTGAGGATGGTAAGTCGTAATTTTAAATTCATCTTTTATATAAATATCTTTTAATCGATTTTCTTTTTCCTCCTTTTAATTTCTTCCTGGATTTCCAGAGCAGTATCATAATCTTCTTCCTTCACCGCTTCATCCAGCAATTTCTGCAGCTCCTCCATAGAAACTGATCTCAGGCTATCTTCCGTATTCACCGTTTCCGAGAAGGTCTCCTCTTCTTTGGACACATCTTCCAGCTCCAGAAGTATTCCTGCTTCATTGAGAACCTGCTGTGTGGTAAAAATAGGAGCATCAAATCTTACGGCCATCGCCACGGCATCAGAAGTTCTTGCATCAAGAATAAGTTCTTCTTCCGTTGTTTTATTTTTAAAATTAATATTAGAGAAGAAAACGCCGTCCACAATCTGATAAATGATAACGGAAACGAGTTCATAATTGGCAGAAACTATAAATTTTGTAAATAAATCGTGCGTAAGAGGGCGAGGCGGATGTATATCTTTCTCTAACCCCAGAGAAATGGATTGTGCCTCGAAATTTCCTATAACAACAGGTAATTTTATATGTGTTTCTTCATGTTCCAATAATAATGCGTACGCCCCTGATTGGGTCTGGCTGTACGATATTCCGCGAATAATTAGCTGTTTATAATCCATAAGTACAAATATAGATTAATTTTTGAAAGTTTTTTTTACTTTTTAGACAAAAATAAAAGCCCGAAAGGGGCTTTTACAGGTGATTATAATGATTGGTGAATTGTGAATTTTATTTTCATAACTCAATTTCGTTTTGCAGGTAAATTTTTAATTTAAATTAACAAGCCTAACGAATTGACTCTCCACAATTGACTTCTCTTATCCTTTTATTGCTTTGATTTTCTCTGTTAATGCAGGGATAATCTGGAAAGCATCTCCCACAACACCGTAATCAGCTGACTTGAAGAATGGTGCTTCTGCATCGCTATTGATTACTACGATTGTTTTTGAAGAGTTTACTCCTGCCAGGTGCTGAATTGCTCCCGAGATACCTACCGCAATGTATAAATTCGGGGAAATCGCCTTACCGGTCTGTCCAACGTGTTCTGTGTGAGGTCTCCATCCGATATCAGAAACCGGCTTAGAGCATGCTGTAGCAGCTCCTAAAACGTTTGCCAGATCTTCGATCATTCCCCAATTTTCCGGGCCTTTCATCCCTCTTCCTGCAGAAACTACCACTTCAGCTTCTTTAAGATCCAGTTTTCCAGAGCTCTGCTCGTGAGAGATCACTTTCGTGTCTTCATTGGCAACAGAAAGGTTTTTTACCTCTTCTGTTCCTGAAACCGGGCTTTCTTTAACCCCGAAAGCATTTTGTGAAACGGTGATGATAACACCCGCCGATTCAGCTTTTGCATGCATAAAGCCTTTTCCTGAGAAAGCTCTTCTTTTTACCTGAAGCGGTGAAAGACTTTCCGGAGCCGCCAATACGTTGGTAATTAAGGAATGACCGTTCATTACAGCCAGCATTGGAGCGATAGATGATGCATCAGTAGTATGAGGGAAAACGATAATATTGCCGCCTGCCACTTCACTTACTGCCTGAGCATAAGCTTTTGCCGAGAAATTTTTAAGACCTTCGTCTTTGATGTTGATTACATTGGATGCTCCATATTTATATAACAAATCTGAAGAATCTGTTGGATTTACAGAGATCGCCGTCACGGTATCTCCAGCCTGGTCTGCAACAGCTTTGGCATAAGAAACTGCTTCAAAGGCTGCTTTTTTGTAAACTCCGTTTATATTTTCTGCGTATACGAATACTGCCATTTTAAATTTGTTTAAGGATTAATGTTCAAGATTCAAGGTTACCAAATTATTGTTATTTGACAAATATTTTATTCAATATCAATTGTCTTGAAATCTTTTTACTTTTACTTGATTCTTATTAAATTACTTTCGCTTCTTCGTGAAGTAATCTTACCAGCTCGTCAAGATTGTCCGGAGACACCATTTTTACGGCAGCTCTTGGCGGAACGCTGTCAAAAGAAACACCCTGAACTTTTACTTCTGACGAAGAAGATTCTACCACCTGCAAAGGTTTTGTTCTTGCAGACATAATTCCTCTCATATTCGGGATAATCAGATCTTTTTCATCTACCAATCCTTTCTGACCTGCGATTACTGCCGGCAGCTTTACAGAAATAGTTTCTTTACCTCCTTCAATTTCTCTTACTGCAGTTGCTTCACTTCCATTCACATCAAGTCCTACGGAAGCATTTACAAAAGGCTGATTTAATAATTGAGCAACCATTCCCGGAACAGAACCACCGTTATAGTCGATAGATTCTTTACCGCAAAGGATCAGGTCATAACCGCCATTCTGAGCTACAGCAGCGATTTCTTTAGCGGTTGAAAAACTATCTTTAGGATCAAGATTTACCCTTACCGCATCATTTGCACCGATAGCCAGTGCCTTTCTTATAACAGGCTCGGTAGTGGCATCACCTACGTTTATTACGGTTACTGTTGCACCCTGAGATTCCTGTAATTTAATTGCTTTTGTTAATGCAAATTCATCAAGCGGATTGATCACCCACTGAATTCCGTTTTTGTCGAATGCGGACTTATCCGCCGTAAAGTTAATTTTAGAAGTAGTATCAGGAACACTACTTATGCAAACTAATATTTTCATATGTTGTTTTAATTTTTTATTGCCCTGAAGCCTTAAAGTTTCAATCGCTAATATAATTAAAAAATATATTATGCATGCATAATACTTATTAATTTATTATTCAGCGCATTAGATGTATTTAATTTGCTGGTTTTGTTGCCCTAAATTCGATCTTACTTGGTAAAACCCTTGAATTCATATTTAAAATATCAAGAACAAGGCTGCCCATATCTTCCGGCTGAATCTTCCATGCATCTTTTTCAGAAGGAATATTACCGTTGAAATGGGTTGCCACAGAACCCGGCATGATGACGGTAGATTTGATATTGTATTTTCTGAGGTCGATCATTGCGGCCTGTGTAAATCCTACTACTCCAAACTTTGAAGCATTGTAACCTGCTCCGTTTTCGAAAAAGTTAGCTCCTGCCAGACTTGAAATGGTGATATAATAGCCTTCCGTCTTTTTAAGTTCTTCTACAGACGCTTTTAATGTATAAAAAACTCCTGTTAAATTCGTTTCAATCATATCATTCCATTCTTCTGCTGACAATTGATCTACAGGCTTGAAAACACCAAGTCCTGCATTGGCAATAACAAAATCCAGCTTCCCGAACTTTTCAACCGCATATTTCACGGCCTCCTCTTCGCTTTCAAGGCTTCTTACATCAGAAACGATTCCCAGAACATTTTCAGAATACTTTTTTAATTCCTGTTCGGCTTTCTCAACATCATCTCTTTTTCTCCCTGAAAATGCGACAGAGACCCCATTTTCAAGTAAAACTTTTGCAATTCCGAATCCTATTCCTTTGGTTCCGCCTGTAATATAGGCTACTTTATCTTTTATCATATTTTTTGATTTAGTTCTTAAAAATAAGAAAAACGCCCCGTTTGGAGCGTTTTATAAGTACTAATATTTGTCAGTATTTTATTTTTTAATGAATTTCTGAGTAGAAGTTCCTTCTTTAGTCTCTACAGTAATTAAATACGTTCCTGTAGAAAGAGATCTCACATCAACCTGCGAACCGTTCATTTTAACTTCAATTTTTCTTCCAGTCATATCAACCACAGAAACTGCATTGATTTTTGAATCGGTTTTGATGTTTAGGATGTCAGATGTTGGGTTTGGAGAAATTGATAAGAAAATATTGTTGTGAGTAGTTTCTTTGGTTCCCAAAACAGATGTTAAACTAAATGTATCAAGCAATAATGCTGTTGCTGTAGTTGCAGCAGTTGCAGCAGTTTCATTGCTAAATATCAGGTAATAAATTCCGGTGGTAGGAACTGTAAAACTTGCAGATCTCTGTACATAGGTTAAACCATTAACAGTTATCGCTGTACCAATTTGTGTCGCACCGGTTAAGCTTCTTGTTGTGTTATAATACAGTTTTAATGTCATAGGCACAGTACCACCAGCAGTAGTTAATGCATATAATCTTGTATAAAAATTAAAGTTATTTGCATTACCAGCCTGAAGACTTAAAGCTCTAGAATAAAGTTGTGAATTACTAGCTGTAGTTGATGTCGTTGTATAGAAGAAACCATCCGCTGTATGTGCTAAAACCTCAGCAGTCGGATCAGTTGGATCATCTTCAGAACGAGACCAGCCACTACCTGAGAATCCATCAGATAAATTAGGAGCATCAAAGCTGTTAGAATATGGAGTGGTCTTCGCTAAAAATAATGAAAAAGGACCTACCCAAGCGCTCTGAGTCGCACCACAATTACTTCTGATATAATAACTTAGATTTTGACTTGATGGTAAACTATTTAACTGCGCACTGTTTGTTGTTGAATTAACAGTTGTACCAGCTCCTAAAGTAAAGCCGGAAAGACCATGCTGAACATCATATGAACTAGGATTGCCTATCGCTGCGCCCCAACCTAATGTGGCTGAATTTAAAGTGATCGCCGTAGGTGAAGTTACACTAAATTCATTTGGTCTTATACAACTTGAAGCATTAAACGTCAAAGACCAAGAAAATCCTGCTGTGCTCCATCTATTATCCCATTGAATATAATAAGTTGTTCCTGAAGCAACCGGAAAAGTAACCGATGATTTGTAATTTGTAGCACTTACATCATCATTTCCGCCATAGCAGGCAAGTGCTGCACAGGTACCCGATAAAATTGAAACCCTAGTATCAGTACTTGCAGGATTTGCTGCTAAGTCTGAAGAAACTGTAACTTCTCCATTAGCCGTCGCAGTATATTTATACCACAACGCTTTAGGGGTTGCTGGGTCTCCATTGGGAGCACAAGTCCCTACATATGTACCAGTTATTGTAGGTGCTGTATAAGTACCTGCTGTTACCGTAGTGGCTGTGGCGCAGGTTAACTGAGCATTTACCAAATGGGTCATCCCACCAAGTAAAACTAATAAAACTTTTTTCATAATACTTATTTAAAATTATTACTGTAAATATAAATTTTCCTGTGATTCCAAACAAATTTTATTTATAAAAATAAAAAATCCTTAAGAATAGTACCTTAAGGATTAATATTTATTATTTGGAATAATTCTCAAAAAACAGCGGTATACTCTCGATTCCTTTATAGAAATTGAATAATCCGTAATGTTCATTTGGTGAGTGAATTGCATCAGAATCCAATCCGAATCCCATTAATACCGACTTCGCTCCCAACACCTGCTCAAACATGGCGGTAATAGGAATACTCCCACCGCCTCTGTAAGGAAGAACTTCTTTTCCGAAAGCAGTTTCCATAGCGTGTTTTGCAGCCATAAATTCTTTTGTATCAGTTGGTAAGACATACGGCATTCCTCCGTGATGCGGCGTAACTTTTACCTTTACATTTTCCGGAGCTATTTTTTTAAAATAATTTGTAAATTTTTCGGTAATTTCTTCGGGAGTCTGATAAGGGACAAGACGCATCGAAATTTTAGCAAAAGCTTTTGATGGAATTACCGTTTTGGCACCTTCGCCTGTATAGCCGCCCCAGATTCCGTTGCAGTCTAATGTTGGACGAATAGATGTCCGTTCCAGTGTAGTATACCCTTTTTCACCTTCCACACCGTTCAGTCCGATTGATTTTTTAAATTCTTCAGGATTGTCTTTCAATTTGTTCATATC comes from the Chryseobacterium nepalense genome and includes:
- a CDS encoding RNA polymerase sigma factor gives rise to the protein MKHLEKNFQQAKKHDRKGQKVLYEMFSAKMLAIANSYVNNIHDAEDIVMNSFFVCFSKIEECKEWKSFPFWLRKIVVNNSINFIRKRKNILYSDVEISEIEYRDDEWNEEVQDINVDEIFSKMPDGYRIIFNLYVFEERKHHEIAEILNISEGTSKSQLSKSKKWITDFLKQKKDEKQYAK
- a CDS encoding bifunctional nuclease family protein, with the protein product MDYKQLIIRGISYSQTQSGAYALLLEHEETHIKLPVVIGNFEAQSISLGLEKDIHPPRPLTHDLFTKFIVSANYELVSVIIYQIVDGVFFSNINFKNKTTEEELILDARTSDAVAMAVRFDAPIFTTQQVLNEAGILLELEDVSKEEETFSETVNTEDSLRSVSMEELQKLLDEAVKEEDYDTALEIQEEIKRRKKKID
- a CDS encoding acetyl-CoA C-acyltransferase codes for the protein MKEVFIVSAVRTPMGSFLGSLSAVPATKLGAVAVKGALDKINLDPKQVQEIYMGNVLQAGEGQAPARQVALGAGLSNETPSTTVNKVCASGMKAVTMAAQAIKAGDADVIVAGGMENMSSVPHYYNARNATKLGDVKMQDGMVLDGLTDVYNKVHMGVCAEKCATDYSISREEQDNFAIESYKRAAKAWSEGKFADEVVPVEIPQRKGEPVIFAEDEEYKSVSFDRIPTLPTVFKKEEGTVTAANASTLNDGASALILVSKEKMEELGLKPLAKIISYADAAQAPEDFTTAPSKALPIALKKAGLELTDIDFFEFNEAFSVVGLANNKILGLDASKVNVNGGAVAIGHPLGSSGSRIIVTLINVLKQNNGKYGAAAICNGGGGASAIVIENLQ
- a CDS encoding MFS transporter, whose amino-acid sequence is MSEIENHETQNIKNNPKIMKAWAVYDWANSVYSLVITSTIFPIYYSILTTAYEKKEYVEETKSWIDVPVRHMITIFGKEYQPDAVYGYSLTISFFIVVLLSPFLSSLADTIGNKKSFLQFFCYLGATSCMGLAMFTGMHNVFLGLLFSITASVGFWGSLVFYNSFLPDIATRDKQDALSAKGYVYGYIGSVVLVIICLLLIQVVAKGDPAKQLLFTRVSFLLTGAWWFGFSQYTFKHLPQFGDVKEKLPKDLVLLNYKNIFKKHEEQGGFFEVLKDNLCFYKDIAKESFNELFKVGKELFKHRNLKFFLSSFFFYSVGMQTIFLMATLFGKSEINLPQDKLIGTLLIIQIEAIIGAVIFSRLSRKIGNKNVISIAVVLWIVACIWAYFLNKENPTVEYQFYGVAAVVGLVMGGLQAMSRSTYSKLLPENSMENTTFFSFYDVLEKIAIIVGTFVFALFIDKYDALRSIFAKIDVMLPSASGMRFAAFSMAIFFFVGLILIRFLKLSTPKND
- a CDS encoding nucleoside permease, whose amino-acid sequence is MNLKLRLTILSFLQFFVWGAWLITMANFWFGTKHWDGAQFGAVFGTMGIASIFMPTITGIIADRWVNAERIFAALHILYGIVLFFLPHSADPDSFFYVMLLAMCFYMPTIALANSISYTVLKNSDLDVVKDFPPIRVWGTIGFIVAMWITNLTGNKATEGQFYIAGGVAVFLGIYALTLPKCPPQKLIDKNAPLAEQLGLNAFKLFKDYKTALFFLFSMLLGAALQLTNAYGDVFLSEFEHFPKYADSFVVKRSTIIMSISQVSETLFILAIPFFLKKFGIKKVMLMSMIAWVLRFAFFAYGVPEGFGLSLIVLSCIVYGMAFDFFNISGSLFVETTTDKKIRSSAQGLFMMMTNGFGAVFGSYAAGWAIDKFFTHKFTTASSLSAYLETSPDNPTFLEILKKSFNAMVNPDGTLSSVVMVKDWHNIWLSFAAYALILAVLFAVLFKHKHNPEEISQVKH